The proteins below are encoded in one region of Lactuca sativa cultivar Salinas chromosome 3, Lsat_Salinas_v11, whole genome shotgun sequence:
- the LOC111906428 gene encoding phosphatidylinositol 3-kinase, root isoform, whose protein sequence is MTGNEFRFFLSCDINLPVTFRIEKLEGHLPSTNSTNPADIGNIVEDKKPELYVECALYIDGAPFGLPMRTRLESSGPPFCWGELITLSTKYRDLTTNSQLAVTVWDVSCGKNEGLIGGATIHLFNMKKQLKTGKHKLRLWQGKEADGSIHSTTPGKVPKDERGELERLEKLVNKYERGQIQRVDWLDRLAFKSMDKIKDLESSKNGSSHLFVLIDFCSFEHRVVLQESGPNLLIPASIASTNELVTVWDPELGKINPSEHKQLKLARSLNRGIIDRDLKPSSTERKSIQRILKYPPTRTLSGDERQLLWKFRFSLMSEKRALTKFLRCVEWSDVQEAKQAIELMGRWEMIDVCDALELLSPVFESEDVRAHAVRVLERADDEELQCYLLQLVQALRFERSDKSRLSQFLVQRSLSNIELASFLRWYVAVELHDPAYAKRFYSSYEMLEENMIKLGMGGAGDGGDGFKLWQSLVRQTELTAQLCSIMRDVRNVRGGTQKKIEKLRHLLSGLLSELTYFEEPIRSPLAPIVLITGIIPSDSSIFKSALHPLRLAFRTANGGCLKIIFKKGDDLRQDQLVVQMVSLMDRLLKLENLDLHLTPYRVLATGHDEGMMEFIPSKSLAQILSEHRSITSYLQKFHPDEEGPFGITATCLETFIKSCAGYSVITYILGIGDRHLDNLLLRDDGRLFHVDFGFILGRDPKPFPPPMKLCKEMVEAMGGAESQYYTRFKSYCCEAYNILRKSSNLILNLFHLMAGSNIPDIASDPEKGILKLQEKFRLDLDDEECIHFFQDLINESVSALFPQMVETIHRWAQYWR, encoded by the exons ATGACTGGGAACGAGTTTCGATTCTTCTTGTCTTGCGACATCAATCTTCCGGTTACTTTCAGAATCGAAAAGTTAGAAGGGCATTTACCTTCGACTAATTCCACTAATCCAG CTGATATAGGTAACATCGTTGAAGACAAAAAACCAGAGCTATATGTTGAATGTGCATTGTACATTGATGGTGCTCCATTTGGGCTTCCCATGAGAACCAG ACTAGAGTCTTCTGGTCCACCTTTCTGCTGGGGTGAACTCATTACATTGAGTACCAAATATAGAGACTTAACTACAAACTCTCAACTTGCAGTAACT GTTTGGGATGTTTCATGTGGGAAAAATGAGGGACTAATTGGTGGAGCTACCATTCATCTCTTTAATATGAAAAAACAACTCAAAACTGGGAAACACAAACTTAGGCTTTGGCAAGGAAAGGAAGCAGATGGATCTATTCACTCTACAACTCCTGGAAAG GTTCCTAAAGATGAACGTGGGGAGTTGGAGCGTTTGGAGAAGCTTGTGAATAAGTATGAAAGGGGTCAAATCCAGCGAGTTGACTGGTTGGATCGTCTTGCTTTTAAATCCATGGATAAGATTAAGGATCTTGAAAGCAGTAAAAATGGAAGTTCTCATTTGTTTGTGCTCATTGATTTCTGTAGTTTTGAacatcgagttgttcttcag GAGTCTGGGCCAAATTTGTTAATACCCGCATCTATAGCTTCAACTAATGAACTAGTTACTGTGTGGGACccggaacttggaaaaatcaacCCCTCTGAACACAAGCAATTAAAGCTTGCAAGGAGTTTGAATCGTGGTATCATTGATAGAGATCTTAAGCCCAGTTCTACTGAAAGAAA GTCAATACAGAGAATACTTAAGTACCCACCAACACGAACATTGAGTGGTGATGAAAGACAATTATTATGGAAATTCCGGTTTTCATTAATGTCCGAAAAAAGAGCTTTAACAAAGTTTCTTCGATGTGTTGAGTGGAGTGATGTTCAG GAAGCAAAACAGGCGATTGAATTGATGGGTAGATGGGAAATGATTGATGTATGCGATGCATTAGAGCTCCTGTCTCCTGTTTTCGAGAGTGAAGAC GTTCGTGCACATGCTGTTCGTGTTCTTGAAAGAGCCGATGATGAAGAACTACaatgttatttacttcaattggTTCAAGCTTTGAGATTTGAACGCTCAGACAAATCCCGTCTTTCTCAATTCCTTGTGCAACgat CATTGTCCAACATTGAGCTTGCTAGCTTCCTTAGATGGTATGTGGCTGTTGAACTTCATGATCCTGCGTATGCAAAACGTTTTTACTCTTCATATGAGATGCTGGAGGAGAATATGATCAAG TTGGGAATGGGTGGGGCGGGTGATGGTGGAGATGGGTTTAAGTTGTGGCAGAGTTTGGTTCGGCAGACTGAACTGACAGCTCAGCTGTGTTCTATAATGAGAGATGTGAGGAATGTAAGGGGAGGAACTCAGAAGAAGATTGAAAAACTCCGGCATCTGCTTTCCGGCCTTCTTTCCGAACTTACGTATTTCGAGGAG CCTATACGATCACCTTTGGCACCGATTGTTCTTATCACGGGGATTATTCCATCAGACTCATCAATATTCAAAAGTGCTTTGCATCCTTTACGCCTTGCATTTAGAACAGCCAACGGTGGATGCTTAAAGATCATTTTCAAGAAAGGGGATGATCTTCGTCAAGATcaattg GTTGTTCAGATGGTATCACTCATGGATCGACTACTTAAACTGGAAAATCTTGATCTGCATTTGACACCATACAGAGTGTTAGCCACTGGACACGATGAAGGCATGATGGAATTCATACCTTCCAAATCTCTTGCTCAG ATcctatcagaacaccgaagtataACAAGCTACTTACAGAAGTTTCATCCAGACGAAGAGGGACCCTTTGGGATAACCGCCACCTGTCTCGAAACATTCATCAAAAGCTGTGCTGGCTACTCAGTCATCACCTACATACTCGGCATTGGAGACAG GCATCTGGACAATCTTCTGCTTCGAGACGATGGTCGTCTTTTTCATGTTGATTTTGGTTTTATTTTGGGTCGTGATCCAAAACCCTTCCCACCACCTATGAAGCTCTGTAAAGAAATGGTGGAGGCTATGGGAGGGGCAGAAAG CCAATATTATACGCGATTTAAATCGTATTGCTGTGAGGCGTATAATATCCTGCGGAAATCAAGTAATTTGATATTGAACCTTTTTCATTTAATGGCGGGGTCTAATATTCCCGATATAGCTTCTGATCCTGAAAAGGGCATTTTAAAG CTTCAAGAGAAATTTCGGTTGGATTTGGATGATGAAGAGTGTATCCATTTTTTTCAAGATCTTATAAACGAAAGTGTCAGTGCTTTGTTCCCGCAGATGGTTGAAACTATTCATCGTTGGGCACAATACTGGAGATGA